The following nucleotide sequence is from Methanolinea sp..
CCATGGCGGCGAGACCCCGGTCATCCACGATCGCCAGGATGAAATTGTCAATGCTGCCACGCGGGCGTTGAACGTCCTCGGCTGCCAGGGCTACACCGGCATCGACATCGTGCTTGCCGACCGCCCGTACATCGTTGATGTCAACCCGAGGATCACCACGAGCATCGTCGGGATTGCGGCCTGCATGGAGGAGGAGATCGCAGATATCCTGGTCGCGGCTTCAAAAGGGGGCGGTCCCGATGCCGTGCACCTCGCCGGCCGGGCCCGGTTCGACTGCCACGGCAGGGTGGAGCGGCTGTGATCGGGATCGATGTCGGTGGGGCAAACCTGAAGGTGGCGACCGGAGAGGGGACCGTTATCCATCACTGCCCGCTCTGGGAAAACGGCCCGCTCCCGGAGATCCTCCGTCCCTACCGCGCTCACGGCGAAGAAGCGGCGGTGGTCATGTCCGGGGAGCTCGCCGATTGTTTCAGCTCGAAGACCGAGGGCATCAGGTTCATCGTCGACTCGGTCAGGGAGGTCTTTCCCAGTGCCGTGTTCTACGGGACAGACGGGCGGTTCCACAGGGACCCCGTGCCGGAGCTTGCCGCTGCAAACTGGCTCGTCTCCGCCGATTACCTGATGGAGCGCCACCAGGGGGGCCTGCTGGTCGATCTCGGGAGCACCACGACCGATATCATCCCCCTGGTCTCCCTCGGTTCCCTGCAGGGGCTGACCGATCTATCCCGCCTCCAGTCCGGCACCCTGGTCTATACCGGCCTGCTCCGGACCACCATCCCGGCAGTTATCCGGGAGGTCGTCCTCTCGGGCATCCCCACCCCGGTCTGCCCGGAATATTTTGCCTGCAGCGGCGATGCCCACCTGGTGCTCGGGCACATCACCGCCGCGGGTTATGCATCCGCGACTCCTGACGGGAAGGGGCGGGACCGGGACTCCTGCCTCAGGAGGCTCGCACGGGTCGTATGTGCCGACCTCGAGGAGATCGGGGAAGAGGGGGCCTGCGCTGTTGCCGCTGCCTTCTGGGATGCCCAGCGGTCCCTCATCTGTACCGCGGTCGATGCTGCCCGCCGCCGTTACGAAACGGGGGAGACCCTATGTGCCGGCACCGGGTCCGGGCTTG
It contains:
- a CDS encoding H4MPT-linked C1 transfer pathway protein; amino-acid sequence: MIGIDVGGANLKVATGEGTVIHHCPLWENGPLPEILRPYRAHGEEAAVVMSGELADCFSSKTEGIRFIVDSVREVFPSAVFYGTDGRFHRDPVPELAAANWLVSADYLMERHQGGLLVDLGSTTTDIIPLVSLGSLQGLTDLSRLQSGTLVYTGLLRTTIPAVIREVVLSGIPTPVCPEYFACSGDAHLVLGHITAAGYASATPDGKGRDRDSCLRRLARVVCADLEEIGEEGACAVAAAFWDAQRSLICTAVDAARRRYETGETLCAGTGSGLASSILGGRDLARELGAAAGALPAFAVREVALRSPGS